The segment CCTGGAGGCCCTCCTCCCCGTGCTGCCCCACGCCCTGGAGACCGTCGCCGGCAACGTCACCCGCTGCGGCGGCTGACCCGCACTCCCCCCCTAAAAAAAAACGCCCGGTCAAACCGGGCGTTTTCCTTTTGAAACCGGACAGGAGACGGCCGGCGGTCCGGCCCCCCCTTCAGCGCACCACGCGGGTGCCGGCGAACTTGTCTCCCCAGCGCTGCCCCTCGGGGGCGTTGAGGACGTTGATGAACTCCCAGATGGCGTAGGCCAGAGAGGCCAGGCCCAGCAAAGAAACCGGCAGGGTGTAGAGCAGGGTGTAGAGGGCCCCGACGAAAAGAGACGGGTCGAGGATGACAAAGATCAGCAGCACGATCTGGAGCACGCCCGTCACGATGGCGAAGGCCCCGAAACCGAGGTTGCGTCGGATGGATTGCATCAGGGAGATGGGCCCGCCGGTGGCGGCATCGACGACCCGTATCTTCATGATTTTCTTTCCCCAGCTGTTCGCGCCGGCCAGGATGTCCCGCGCC is part of the Acidobacteriota bacterium genome and harbors:
- a CDS encoding RDD family protein, with translation PPPGQYPPPPGPPPYGGPPPAAGAQDFKTARLAAMGIDIGIGVGVGIVVFVIIRIISSAMIESILSFSRGTLIVLCILQMVQFLVIGAYYLARDILAGANSWGKKIMKIRVVDAATGGPISLMQSIRRNLGFGAFAIVTGVLQIVLLIFVILDPSLFVGALYTLLYTLPVSLLGLASLAYAIWEFINVLNAPEGQRWGDKFAGTRVVR